The Bacteroidota bacterium genomic interval TTGAGCGACCCGAACATCGCTTACATACTTTTGATGATTGGAATGTATGGAATAATGTTCGAGCTTTATAATCCCGGCTCAATTTTTCCCGGTGTTGTTGGTGTGATAAGCTTGGTATTGGCTTTTTACTCATTACACACTTTGCCAATTAACTATGCGGGATTAGCGTTAATAATTTTTGCAATCATTTTATTTATATTGGAAATAAAGATAATCAGCCACGGGCTTTTAACAATCGGTGGTGTAATATCATTAGTTCTTGGTTCAATAATGTTAATAGATACGGAGTCAACATTGGAAGTAATAGAAATATCCTGGCAAGTAATATTAGTAGCCGTAATACTGACTACAGCATTCTTTGTGTTTGCAATCAGCTTCGGCATTAAAGCCCAAATGCGAAAACCAACTACCGGAATCGACGGGTTAGTTGATGAAACAGGTGAAGCATTAATCGACTTAAATCCTGATGGGCAAGTTCTCGTTCACGGCGAGTATTGGAAAGCAGAAAGTTTGGATGGTTTTATCGGCAAAGGCACAAAAGTTAAAGTTGCTCAAGTTTCAAATCTAAAATTAATGGTTCGTAAAATAGTATAAACTAAACTGAAAGGATCTTGTTATGCAAATATTTCAAACATTAACGATGATGGGAATTGTTTTCCTGTTAATTATTTTAGCAAATTCGATACGAATACTACGTGAGTATGAACGCGGCGTAATATTCCGGTTAGGAAGATTAATCGCGGTTAAAGGACCCGGCTTGATTTTACTCATCCCCCTGATTGATAGGATGGTAAAAGTAAGTTTAAGAACAGTTGTGATGGATGTTCCCCCACAAGATGTAATAACTAAAGACAACGTTTCTATTAAAGTTAATGCGGTTATATATTTCCGGGTAATGTTTGCCGACAAAGCAATCGTCGAAGTTGAGAATTATCTATTCGCCACTTCGCAATTATCGCAAACAACACTGCGCAGTATATTGGGGCAATCAGAATTGGATGAATTACTTTCGCAGCGTGATAAAATAAATCAAGAGCTGCAGAAAATAATTGATAAACAAACCGAACCTTGGGGTATTAAAGTATCAAACGTTGAAGTGAAACATATAGATTTACCTCAAGAGATGCAGCGGGCTATGGCAAAACAAGCTGAAGCCGAGAGGGAACGACGTGCTAAAATTATACACGCAGAGGGCGAATTCCAGGCAAGTCAAAGATTAGCAGACGCTGCAGCGATAATAAGCATAAATCCGGCAGCTTTACAGTTACGGTTCTTACAAACCCTGACAGAAGTCGCTTCGGAAAAAAACTCGACTATCATCTTCCCCGTTCCGATAGATATTATTTCAAATTTTTTGCACAAGGAAAAGAAGTAATTGATTTGTGACTGATATTCTTTACGGACATAACCCGCATTCGAAAATTGTCGCAGTCCAT includes:
- a CDS encoding slipin family protein, producing MQIFQTLTMMGIVFLLIILANSIRILREYERGVIFRLGRLIAVKGPGLILLIPLIDRMVKVSLRTVVMDVPPQDVITKDNVSIKVNAVIYFRVMFADKAIVEVENYLFATSQLSQTTLRSILGQSELDELLSQRDKINQELQKIIDKQTEPWGIKVSNVEVKHIDLPQEMQRAMAKQAEAERERRAKIIHAEGEFQASQRLADAAAIISINPAALQLRFLQTLTEVASEKNSTIIFPVPIDIISNFLHKEKK